One window of Pocillopora verrucosa isolate sample1 chromosome 9, ASM3666991v2, whole genome shotgun sequence genomic DNA carries:
- the LOC131783496 gene encoding uncharacterized protein, which yields MGIISTCCRPAVKAKSSHEYSSESSLEHILGTPERLPPSSRQILVELDTQPVVRVERRSSYYSRRDVRFPKFPSTGTRKDSPGREKSALVSREGGSLKVEGVELFWPSGALDDPEIITLALEDPCKHYRLIFQRGLENDLSFGANVINLQPNGLKFYKSLTLKITLDKNKGPYNEWLVLHGEQATDGNIFWETITDHSRFDLINGVVSTEIYGFSRVAVLLRSSWIRLREIVTRLNIMSFKYTLSVLYRNNLERYPFEEVGLALMSQDVYQERCYREHDECVLEKLKRDGFEELGSNVREETNNIYHGECLVVSIRLGEDYKLANNRSGSIVMTVDSSVWWSTGKSVTFPLQSSCTKATILCGIVKIEGQYGHTREDDFCQLDLSCYLRRLLGVGELAFNLRPIHERLELPAETWSQAVSRWQREDKQLETLLQRWKEQERDETGPALLKRSLEGLRPEEYRINERGQMHITHLRELATSILGLSHEDHDMMKYLENEIRNLCRSILRDCCIEMANSKEEMKWASSIDPINILVANRIISKEVSQRYKAMFSSAENVVKDIFLRLVPHLVQAVKDIFRDESIPLSQSGMRGLDEETVTRIASAIQNAAKDKKILSLFTQVSNILEKLCHENNNNPSQGTDEKIQEWGRSVMVITMLDSLEDIFETAGSDPRRLRERLRVASLYLKDIMLDQKAYEGIFFRDFHNVSLSLLKFSKFDPSQLVRFELIDPNKSSNTQCSDVLNFQMFSLRGIHFSQLFWINKESEGDLQLEAVAHVHIDGHLRKIGAFESAITIPQACSEVVDRLPNASLPVAVERNYGSWGKIRVTLYSTQKENVRKALEYLERELGEEVVDLKKEKIAESHLKFRSFAKAGTVLKLRLIHEWGSETIGLESDDFIALADSSAGGACMLDAETAAEANQMTVLPTAGDSNSDSSDGSDFGMHLPHLDMIQRHQREQRGKIEIHYHQTLMKGHVCVAGKDTSLYMQMPAAAESQRCLEAGPSTAPQRSLTAATADEQED from the exons ATGGGAATTATTAGCACGTGCTGTCGCCCGGCAGTCAAG GCAAAGTCAAGCCACGAGTACTCGTCAGAATCAAGTTTAGAGCACATTTTGGGTACCCCTGAACGTCTTCCACCGTCTTCACGGCAGATACTGGTCGAACTCGACACACAACCAGTGGTGAGAGTTGAG CGACGTTCCAGTTATTATTCCAGAAGAGACGTCCGTTTTCCTAAATTTCCGTCCACTGGGACAAGAAAAGATAGTCCAGGGAGGGAAAAGTCTGCTCTTGTGTCCAGAGAGGGTGGATCACTGAAGGTGGAAGGCGTCGAACTGTTTTGGCCTTCTGGAGCTCTTGACGATCCTGAAATTATTACGCTTGCATTGGAAGATCCCTGCAAGCACTATAGGCTGATATTTCAGAGGGGACTAGAAAATGATCTCAGTTTTGGCGCAAACGTAATTAATTTGCAACCAAATGGTCTAAAATTTTACAAATCTTTGACTTTGAAAATCACCTTAGACAAAAACAAAGGCCCGTATAATGAGTGGCTTGTTCTACACGGCGAACAAGCCACAGATGGAAACATTTTTTGGGAAACTATTACTGATCACTCAAGGTTTGACTTGATAAATGGGGTAGTTAGCACTGAGATTTATGGGTTTTCGAGAGTTGCTGTCCTTTTGAGATCAAGTTGGATTCGATTGAGAGAAATAGTGACGCGGCTCAACATCATGTCATTCAAATATACGTTGTCGGTACTGTACAGAAACAATCTTGAACGTTATCCTTTCGAGGAGGTCGGTCTCGCTTTAATGAGCCAGGATGTCTACCAAGAGCGATGTTACCGAGAGCACGATGAATGTGTTCTAGAGAAACTGAAGAGAGATGGGTTTGAAGAACTTGGATCGAACGTTCGCGAAGAAACCAACAATATTTACCATGGGGAATGCCTGGTGGTCTCAATACGGCTTGGTGAAGACTACAAACTTGCAAACAACCGGTCAGGTAGCATTGTAATGACCGTTGATTCGTCCGTATGGTGGAGTACTGGGAAGAGTGTTACGTTTCCTTTGCAAAGTTCATGTACAAAAGCCACAATTTTATGTGGAATAGTCAAAATTGAAGGCCAGTATGGGCATACCCGCGAGGATGACTTCTGTCAACTAG ATCTATCTTGTTACTTGAGACGCCTATTGGGAGTAGGAGAACTAGCTTTCAACCTTCGACCCATTCACGAAAGGCTTGAGTTGCCAGCGGAAACGTGGAGCCAAGCTGTGTCTCGGTGGCAGAGAGAGGATAAACAGCTGGAAACTCTTTTGCAGAGATGGAAAGAACAGGAAAGGGACGAAACCGGTCCTGCCTTGCTGAAAAGATCCCTTGAGGGGCTAAGGCCTGAAG AATACAGAATAAACGAGAGAGGGCAAATGCACATCACACATTTGAGAGAACTGGCGACTTCGATCCTTGGTTTGAGTCATGAGGACCATGACATGATGAAATACTTGGAAAATGAGATAAGGAATTTATGCAGATCTATTTTGAGGGACTGTTGCATTGAGATGGCCAAttcaaaagaagaaatgaaGTGGGCAAGTTCTATCGACCCCATTAATATTCTTGTAGCCAATAGAATTATTTCCAAGGAGGTTTCCCAGCGATATAAGGCAATGTTTTCATCTGCTGAAAACGTTgttaaagatatttttcttcGGCTGGTTCCTCATCTCGTTCAAGCCGTAAAGGATATCTTCCGAGATGAGAGTATCCCACTTTCACAAAGTGGAATGAGAGGACTGGATGAGGAGACGGTCACTAGAATTGCGTCAGCGATTCAAAACGCTgcaaaggacaaaaaaataCTAAGTCTTTTCACACAAGTAAGTAATATTCTTGAGAAGTTATGccatgaaaataataacaatccATCACAAGGCACAGATGAAAAGATACAGGAGTGGGGAAGGTCTGTCATGGTTATTACGATGCTGGATTCGTTGGAAGATATCTTTGAAACTGCAGGCTCAGATCCCCGAAGATTGCGCGAAAGATTAAGAGTCGCTTCACTCTACCTTAAAGACATCATGTTAGATCAAAAGGCCTATGAAGGAATTTTCTTTCGAGACTTTCACAATGTTTCATTGAGTTTATTGAAGTTTTCCAAATTTGATCCATCACAGCTTGTGAGATTTGAACTGATTGACCCAAATAAGTCTTCCAACACTCAATGTAGCGACGTATTGAATTTCCAAATGTTCTCGTTGAGAGGAATACACTTTTCGCAGCTATTCTGGATCAACAAAGAGTCTGAGGGCGACTTACAACTTGAAGCAGTTGCACATGTTCACATTGACGGACATCTTCGTAAAATAGGGGCGTTTGAATCAGCAATCACAATACCCCAGGCCTGCAGTGAAGTCGTCGACAGACTTCCAAACGCTTCTCTGCCTGTAGCTGTCGAAAGAAACTATGGCTCGTGGGGAAAAATTCGCGTTACTCTTTATTCGACGCAAAAGGAGAATGTGAGGAAAGCACTGGAGTATCTGGAGAGGGAATTGGGCGAAGAGGTGGTTGACCTGAAGAAAGAGAAGATTGCAGAAAGTCACCTTAAATTTCGCAGCTTCGCAAAAGCAGGCACAGTTTTAAAACTGCGTTTGATCCACGAATGGGGATCAGAAACGATTGGTCTTGAAAGCGATGATTTCATAGCCCTTGCAGACTCGAGTGCAGGAGGTGCCTGCATGCTTGATGCAGAAACAGCAG CTGAGGCCAACCAAATGACGGTTCTGCCTACAGCAGGCGACTCAAACTCTGACAGTTCTGACGGGAGCGACTTTGGTATGCATCTACCGCACTTAGATATGATACAGAGACATCAAAGAGAGCAGCGAGGGAAGATCG AGATCCATTATCACCAGACTCTTATGAAAGGTCACGTTTGCGTGGCGGGAAAGGACACTAGTCTTTATATGCAAATGCCAGCCGCTGCTGAAAGTCAAAG GTGTTTGGAGGCTGGCCCAAGTACTGCTCCACAAAGGAGTTTAACTGCCGCTACAGCTGATGAACAAGAAGATTGA
- the LOC131786883 gene encoding 52 kDa repressor of the inhibitor of the protein kinase-like codes for MAENVTPTRGKPVEDKANCSPFDLGVLFEELRQFSDQRKFELVNNVLRPGSTFLFPKTKESGRNRRFNSSWLQDFPWLVYSRYLDGAFCLPCVLFARQCGRNSAKLDKLVKSPLTFWTTAFNRLSNHGNGKCSTHNLSVIGMNNFVRVMKQEVVPVDQQLNTILQQQIAKNRTIMASLFKTVLFCGRNNIAFRGSRDEDPSNESLKGNFQALLYFRVESGDTVLQEHFETASRNATYVSKTIQNEMITTAGKYIKDQLSAEIRASKYFSVIADEATDVSNKENLSLVIRFVDSTQTIREEFVGFHLCEEGTSGRAIKNVITNAVADLGLNMNDCRGQCYDGAGNMAGRLNGASTLIKEDYNKAIYFHCMNHRLNLCIADTCSYQLVRDMMATVRKLSEFFNNSPKRQQHLVKNIKELLPNNNHEVLINVYRTRWVARIDGMDRIVEMLLPVASALEDISLNRDENGDRGRGDWNVDSRNDAQSLLNAITFTFIVAIVVVRHILNLTRPLTLKLQRKEIDLLKAKDEIALLKHALADMQRNIDVRHHQLYVEAVELAASIGVQPSMPRVAVRQVHRANAPAADPEVYYRINLTRVFLDHCTQHIDRRFQNEVYSCYKGLYLVLKVMLSNAAVWKARVREFCNDYRQDIPNIAGLDGEFALWERMWRDQQNVRADPIPDRVSDTLAEVDKHAFCNIYTILQLLATLPMSSASSERSFSTLKYLKTYLRNTMGQDRLNGLALMYVHQDKNMDIEQLIDLFAQMHP; via the coding sequence ATGGCTGAAAACGTGACCCCGACCCGAGGAAAACCTGTTGAAGACAAAGCAAATTGTTCACCCTTTGATTTGGGAGTTTTGTTTGAAGAATTACGTCAATTCTCCGATCAACGAAAGTTTGAATTAGTCAACAATGTTTTGCGCCCGGgaagcacttttcttttcccAAAGACTAAAGAGAGCGGCAGAAATAGAAGATTTAATTCGTCTTGGCTTCAGGATTTCCCTTGGCTCGTTTATTCAAGATATTTGGATGGGGCTTTCTGCCTTCCGTGTGTTCTTTTTGCCAGACAATGTGGACGTAACTCCGCAAAGTTAGATAAGCTTGTGAAGTCACCTTTGACCTTCTGGACTACAGCATTCAACCGTTTATCAAATCACGGTAACGGGAAGTGCTCTACGCATAATTTATCTGTTATTggaatgaataattttgtaagAGTTATGAAACAAGAAGTTGTTCCAGTAGACCAGCAACTTAACACTATACTGCAGCAGCAAATTGCGAAGAATCGCACTATCATGGCATCTTTGTTCAAAACAGTGTTGTTTTGTGGGCGCAATAACATAGCGTTTAGAGGTTCACGCGACGAGGATCCTTCAAATGAGAGCTTGAAGGGAAATTTCCAAGCTTTACTGTATTTTCGAGTAGAAAGTGGAGACACAGTGTTACAAGAACACTTTGAAACAGCATCACGAAATGCAACTTATGtatcaaaaacaattcaaaacgaGATGATTACAACAGCTGGTAAATATATCAAGGATCAATTATCTGCAGAGATCCGAGCAAGTAAGTACTTTTCTGTTATCGCAGATGAAGCCACCGATGTATCAAACAAAGAGAATCTCTCTCTTGTAATACGATTTGTTGATAGTACGCAAACAATCCGAGAAGAATTTGTTGGCTTTCATTTATGCGAAGAAGGAACGTCGGGACGTGCTATCAAAAATGTAATTACAAATGCTGTTGCAGATTTAGGGTTAAACATGAATGATTGTCGTGGCCAATGTTACGACGGGGCCGGGAATATGGCTGGTAGGTTAAATGGGGCTTCAACTTTGATAAAAGAAGATTATAACAAGGCCATTTATTTCCATTGTATGAACCATCGTCTGAATCTGTGCATCGCTGACACCTGTTCGTACCAACTAGTCAGAGACATGATGGCAACAGtgagaaaattatcagaatttttcaaCAACTCTCCTAAGCGACAGCAGCACCTTGTTAAGAATATAAAAGAATTATTACCTAATAATAACCATGAAGTTCTCATTAATGTATACAGAACAAGGTGGGTTGCTAGAATAGATGGGATGGACAGAATAGTTGAGATGTTGTTGCCAGTGGCTTCTGCTTTGGAGGATATATCCTTGAACAGAGACGAGAATGGAGACAGAGGGAGAGGGGATTGGAATGTAGACAGTAGGAATGATGCACAATCATTGCTGAATGCTATCACATTCACATTCATTGTTGCTATAGTTGTTGTAAGGCATATCCTTAACTTAACTAGACCACTAACACTAAAGcttcaaagaaaggaaattgatCTTCTCAAAGCAAAGGATGAGATAGCCTTGCTGAAACATGCTTTGGCTGACATGCAAAGGAACATTGATGTAAGACATCATCAGCTTTATGTTGAAGCAGTCGAACTAGCTGCCAGTATAGGTGTTCAACCTTCCATGCCCAGAGTTGCTGTTAGACAAGTACACAGAGCTAATGCCCCTGCAGCTGACCCTGAGGTATACTACAGAATCAATCTAACCAGGGTTTTTCTTGACCACTGTACGCAACACATTGACAGGCGTTTTCAAAATGAGGTCTACAGCTGCTATAAAGGACTGTATCTTGTCCTAAAGGTGATGCTCAGTAATGCTGCAGTGTGGAAAGCCAGAGTCAGAGAGTTTTGTAATGATTATAGACAAGATATCCCTAACATTGCTGGTCTAGATGGAGAGTTTGCTTTGTGGGAAAGGATGTGGAGAGACCAGCAAAATGTAAGAGCTGATCCAATCCCAGACAGAGTATCTGACACCCTGGCAGAGGTGGACAAACATGCCTTTTGTAACATTTACACCATATTGCAACTGCTTGCCACTCTGCCTATGTCATCAGCCTCCTCTGAGAGATCTTTTTCCACACTCAAATACCTCAAGACTTACCTTCGTAACACCATGGGCCAAGATCGATTGAATGGACTTGCCCTGATGTATGTACATCAAGACAAAAACATGGATATCGAACAACTGATCGATCTCTTTGCTCAGATGCACCCTTGA
- the LOC131781943 gene encoding uncharacterized protein has protein sequence MMVAKFFCIIISAFRVKGFCSAGKCEKISFSEQQDAYHDKELVGHVFHNSVSSNSQQCYLKCINDCRCLSINYKVKNDIKYCELNEGSHFTNKDSLKNIHGSVYYVLRREYSTKAPTNIVPCADDFTCTNGCCKNNPCLNSGTCTEICQPTSVRYNCSCPVQFVGEHCEIQLKGSCQDYKAAGSTASGFYRVIDNNNQTFQVFCDFDSEPGFAWNLIESFSLSNKDRFQKNIVFYDDYQAISGDAPNWQAYLIKRPYLLWLRDHSTHWRATCRYNTDGTVYTDYLRASLEDFDIIRDVPLKEDTCRPYEYVNIRGNECVNCTAFTGYKKGSYPLHVDSYFTHRSCDFDASKTAISSEDNFGHYYSTNLKFRCTSNSSDTTQFWIGGK, from the exons ATGATGgttgcaaagtttttttgtataattatttCAGCTTTTCGTGTAAAGGGCTTCTGCTCCGctggaaaatgtgaaaagatcTCTTTTAGTGAGCAACAAGACGCCTATCATGACAAAGAGCTTGTCGGCCATGTCTTTCACAATTCTGTGAGTTCAAACTCACAGCAGTGCTATCTGAAGTGTATCAACGACTGTCGATGTCTGTCGATAAACTACAAGGTCAAGAACGACATCAAATACTGCGAGTTGAACGAAGGCAGCCATTTTACAAACAAGGACTCTCTGAAAAACATCCACGGAAGCGTTTACTACGTACTGCGGAGAGAATACTCCACTAAG GCTCCTACCAACATTGTTCCTTGTGCTGATGACTTCACGTGTACCAATGGCTGCTGCAAGAACAATCCGTGTCTTAATAGCGGAACCTGTACTGAGATCTGTCAACCCACAAGTGTACGGTACAACTGTTCCTGTCCTGTACAGTTTGTAGGAGAACACTGCGAGATTCAGCTAAAAGGAAGCTGTCAGGATTACAAAGCGGCCGGGTCCACCGCCTCCGGATTTTACAGAGTTATTGATAACAATAATCAAACCTTCCAGGTGTTCTGTGATTTTGACTCAGAGCCTGGGTTCGCTTGGAACCTGATTGAGTCGTTTAGTTTATCCAACAAAGATCGTTTTCAG AAGAACATCGTGTTTTACGATGACTACCAAGCCATCAGCGGTGATGCCCCAAATTGGCAGGCCTACCTTATCAAACGACCCTACCTCCTTTGGCTCAGAGATCACTCGACTCACTGGAGAGCTACTTGCCGATACAACACAGATGGCACCGTATACACAGACTACCTGAGAGCCTCGCTTGAAGACTTTGACATCATTAGAGACGTACCCTTGAAAGAAGACACCTGTCGACCTTACGAATATGTCAACATCCGGGGAAATGAGTGTGTGAATTGCACTGCATTTACAGGGTATAAAAAAGGCAGTTATCCTCTGCATGTCGACTCTTATTTTACCCATCGGTCCTGTGATTTCGACGCAAGCAAGACGGCCATATCTAGCGAGGACAACTTTGGACACTACTATTCTACAAATCTCAAATTCCGTTGTACCTCAAACTCGAGTGATACGACTCAGTTCTGGATCGGAGGCAAATAG